Proteins from one Chitinophaga oryzae genomic window:
- a CDS encoding class I SAM-dependent rRNA methyltransferase: MTKVFLKKQIQNRVLLGHPWIFGNEVGEIKGDVVPGDIVDVHTHQGSFLGRGYINPQSQILVRLLTRDKSEEINPEFFYRRLLKCWEYRQKLGYVENCRLVFGEADDLPALVIDKFNDYFVLQTLALGMEKWKPAIVDALNRIFSPKGIYERNDVPVRELEGMEQQKGFLSTPFDTNVIINENGLKFHVDIVNGQKTGYFLDQQDNRREIRQIVKDANVLEAFCYTGTFSCHAGYYGAKSVLGLDISEHAVETARRNAALNNLQDICKFQAVNAFDQLKQYTREERKFDVVILDPPAFTKSRENIRKAVTGYKEINLRGMKLLNQGGFLVTASCTNLVSPELFLETIDAAAKDAKKRLRQVTFQTQAKDHPILRNIENTTYLKFLIVEIA; this comes from the coding sequence ATGACCAAAGTTTTTTTAAAGAAACAGATACAAAACAGGGTATTACTGGGCCACCCCTGGATCTTCGGCAACGAAGTGGGCGAAATCAAGGGGGACGTGGTTCCGGGTGATATCGTGGATGTACATACCCATCAGGGCTCTTTTCTCGGCAGAGGCTATATCAACCCCCAGTCGCAGATACTGGTGCGCCTGCTGACCCGCGACAAAAGCGAGGAAATAAACCCCGAATTCTTCTACCGCCGCCTGCTCAAATGCTGGGAATACCGGCAGAAACTGGGCTATGTGGAAAACTGCCGCCTCGTCTTCGGCGAAGCGGACGACCTGCCCGCATTGGTGATCGATAAGTTCAACGACTATTTTGTGCTGCAAACTCTGGCGTTGGGCATGGAAAAGTGGAAACCTGCCATCGTGGACGCCCTCAACCGTATCTTCTCCCCGAAAGGGATCTATGAACGGAATGATGTGCCGGTAAGGGAACTGGAAGGGATGGAACAACAGAAAGGCTTCCTCAGCACTCCTTTCGATACCAATGTAATCATCAACGAAAACGGACTGAAGTTCCATGTGGATATCGTGAACGGACAGAAAACCGGTTATTTCCTCGATCAGCAGGATAACCGCCGCGAAATCCGCCAGATAGTGAAAGACGCCAATGTACTGGAAGCTTTCTGTTACACCGGCACTTTCTCCTGCCATGCCGGCTATTATGGCGCTAAAAGCGTGCTGGGACTGGATATCTCTGAACATGCCGTGGAAACTGCGCGCCGCAACGCTGCGCTCAACAACCTCCAGGATATTTGCAAGTTCCAGGCGGTCAACGCATTCGACCAGTTAAAACAATACACCCGGGAAGAACGCAAATTTGATGTGGTCATCCTCGATCCGCCGGCGTTCACCAAAAGCCGCGAAAATATCCGCAAAGCAGTAACAGGGTATAAGGAAATTAACCTCAGGGGCATGAAACTGCTTAATCAGGGCGGTTTCCTGGTGACGGCTTCCTGCACCAACCTCGTATCCCCGGAACTGTTCCTGGAAACCATCGATGCGGCAGCAAAGGACGCCAAAAAACGTCTCCGTCAGGTTACCTTTCAGACACAGGCAAAGGACCACCCCATCTTGAGGAATATAGAGAATACAACGTACCTGAAATTTTTGATCGTAGAGATCGCGTAA
- a CDS encoding T9SS type A sorting domain-containing protein gives MKLYPNPATNFINFEIQQHNNDRIYDLIVYNFLGKKIDQIKGISSRTTVHLDNYYNGLYIFQLRDQRGNLVESGKFNVVK, from the coding sequence GTGAAACTCTATCCCAACCCTGCCACCAATTTTATCAACTTTGAAATTCAACAGCATAATAACGACCGTATATACGATCTTATTGTGTACAATTTTCTCGGAAAGAAAATTGATCAGATAAAAGGCATCAGCAGCCGTACCACTGTCCACCTGGACAACTACTACAATGGTCTTTATATCTTTCAATTACGCGACCAGCGGGGCAACCTGGTGGAATCCGGAAAATTTAACGTAGTAAAATAG